A stretch of the Vagococcus xieshaowenii genome encodes the following:
- a CDS encoding MFS transporter — protein MVKKNQMLYLVIFNLFLVFLGVGLVIPALPQLKIEMGFSGTVMGLLVSIFAFAQLVVSPISGHLSDKLGRKKLIVLGMLLFSISEIIFGFAQTLPWFYFSRLLGGASAALIMPSVTAFVTDLTTIEERPKSMGLVSAAISGGFIIGPGVGGALTHFGLRVPFFAAGLVAFIGFIISALILKEPEKHVHSDELEPTNAKKEAINLLKSPIFSMLFIIIFISSFGLQAFEAIYSVMATENFGFTVGQISIVITVGGIFALIFQLFIFEKLVNLIGELRLIQLTFFSSAIFIAFIAFTNKPWVVVASTFVIFLSFDLFRPAVTTYLSKHAGNNQGMVNGLNSTFTSVGNIVGPIVAGALFDVHHRSPYFVSAIILLVTGVLSLKLNSKKYQAGD, from the coding sequence ATGGTTAAAAAAAATCAAATGCTGTACTTAGTTATATTTAATTTATTTTTAGTCTTTTTAGGCGTGGGATTAGTGATACCTGCATTACCACAACTAAAAATTGAAATGGGCTTTTCTGGTACCGTAATGGGTCTGTTAGTCTCTATCTTTGCTTTTGCTCAATTAGTGGTATCTCCAATTTCAGGTCATTTATCTGACAAGTTAGGACGAAAAAAATTAATTGTCTTAGGTATGCTATTATTTTCTATTTCTGAAATTATTTTTGGATTTGCTCAGACTTTGCCGTGGTTTTATTTTTCAAGACTATTGGGTGGAGCATCAGCTGCATTGATAATGCCGTCTGTTACAGCGTTTGTTACGGATTTAACGACAATTGAAGAACGTCCTAAATCAATGGGACTTGTATCAGCAGCTATTAGTGGTGGTTTCATTATTGGGCCAGGTGTCGGTGGAGCATTAACTCACTTTGGCTTGCGTGTGCCATTTTTTGCAGCAGGTTTAGTGGCATTTATCGGTTTTATTATTTCAGCACTTATCTTAAAAGAACCTGAAAAGCATGTTCATTCTGACGAATTAGAACCAACAAATGCTAAAAAAGAAGCCATTAATTTATTGAAGAGTCCAATTTTTAGTATGTTATTTATTATTATTTTTATTTCTTCATTTGGTTTACAGGCATTTGAAGCAATTTACAGTGTAATGGCAACAGAAAATTTTGGGTTTACAGTTGGTCAAATTTCAATAGTTATCACGGTAGGTGGAATTTTTGCTTTAATTTTCCAATTATTTATATTTGAGAAGTTAGTCAACTTGATTGGCGAATTGCGATTAATCCAGTTAACGTTTTTCTCAAGTGCGATTTTTATCGCATTTATTGCTTTTACGAACAAACCATGGGTAGTAGTGGCTTCAACATTTGTTATTTTCTTGTCATTTGACTTGTTTAGACCGGCAGTCACTACGTATCTGTCAAAACATGCGGGAAATAATCAAGGGATGGTTAACGGGTTGAACTCTACCTTTACAAGTGTTGGGAATATCGTTGGACCGATTGTAGCGGGTGCATTATTTGATGTCCATCATCGTTCACCTTACTTTGTATCAGCCATTATTTTACTAGTAACCGGTGTTTTATCCCTAAAATTAAATAGTAAAAAATATCAAGCAGGAGATTAA
- the rbfA gene encoding 30S ribosome-binding factor RbfA, which translates to MANYRSRRVAQEIQKEINDILHKKVRDPRVEGATITEVSVTGDLQQATIYYSTLTDDPSDWDDVQKGFDKASGLMRKELGSRLQIYKTPELFFKRDESVAYGNRIDELIRNMNRQDY; encoded by the coding sequence ATGGCTAATTATCGTTCTCGCCGTGTAGCACAAGAAATTCAAAAAGAAATCAACGATATTTTGCATAAAAAAGTTCGTGATCCTAGAGTTGAGGGTGCAACTATTACTGAAGTATCGGTTACTGGTGATTTACAACAAGCAACTATTTATTATAGTACATTAACAGACGATCCGAGTGATTGGGATGATGTCCAAAAAGGCTTTGATAAAGCAAGTGGCTTAATGCGTAAAGAACTAGGGAGCAGATTACAAATCTATAAAACGCCCGAGCTATTCTTTAAACGTGATGAATCTGTCGCATACGGTAATCGAATTGATGAATTGATTCGAAACATGAACCGTCAGGATTATTAA
- the infB gene encoding translation initiation factor IF-2, with amino-acid sequence MGKKRVYEIAKEINQSSKAVVEKAQSLGIDVKNHMTTVEAADVQKINQAFQSKPTQSKQIPKQQAKAPTSTNNQSKNVTKPKHSTQATPNKQQSGKGNSQQANRPQQTQKQGQANNVGARPKKQNEEKKEQSNRMNNNNNNGNKRPNGNYNNQGNKFNKRGKKGKNNRHQATNKPPMPQRKFRELPEVLVYTDGMNVAEISKKIYREPAEIIKKLFMLGIMVNQNQALDKDTIELLAADYGIQAEEKVTVDVADIDKFFEEDAVVEENLVTRPPVVTIMGHVDHGKTTLLDTLRHTKVSLGEAGGITQHIGAYQIDVDGKTITFLDTPGHAAFTSMRARGASITDITILVVAADDGVMPQTIEAINHAKAADVPIIVAVNKIDKPASNPDRVMQELSEHGLIPEAWGGETIFVPISAKFGENIDELLEMILLVSEVQELKADPTQRAIGTVIEARLDKGKGPIATLLVQQGTLRVGDPIVVGNTFGRVRVMANDIGRRVKEAGPATPVEITGLNDVPQAGDHFVNFEDEKTARQAGEERAKRALLAQRNASSVVTLDNLFESLKEGQLKDVNVIIKADVQGSAEALVASLNKIDVEGVRVKIVHSAVGAINESDITLAAASGAIIVGFNVRATPLAKMQAEQEQVDIRLHSIIYRVIEEIETAMKGMLDPEFEEKITGQMVVRETYKVSKVGTIAGCYVLEGSIQRDSGVRVIRDGIVIFEGELASLKRFKDDAKEVKMGFECGAMIENFNDLRVDDVVEGFVMEEIKRV; translated from the coding sequence ATGGGTAAAAAAAGAGTGTATGAAATAGCTAAAGAAATCAATCAATCAAGTAAGGCGGTCGTTGAAAAAGCGCAGTCTTTAGGGATTGATGTGAAAAATCACATGACAACAGTGGAAGCTGCTGATGTGCAAAAAATCAATCAAGCATTTCAATCGAAACCAACGCAGTCCAAACAAATTCCAAAACAACAAGCAAAAGCACCAACATCAACTAATAATCAATCAAAAAATGTGACGAAACCTAAACATTCGACACAAGCAACACCAAATAAGCAGCAAAGTGGCAAAGGAAACTCGCAACAAGCTAATCGTCCACAACAAACGCAGAAACAAGGACAAGCTAACAATGTTGGAGCACGCCCTAAGAAACAAAATGAAGAAAAGAAAGAGCAATCAAACCGAATGAATAATAACAATAATAATGGTAACAAGCGCCCTAACGGTAACTACAATAACCAAGGGAATAAATTTAACAAACGTGGTAAAAAAGGTAAAAATAATCGTCACCAAGCAACAAATAAACCACCAATGCCACAACGTAAGTTCAGAGAATTGCCAGAAGTGTTAGTTTACACAGATGGTATGAACGTAGCTGAAATTTCTAAAAAAATCTATCGTGAACCAGCTGAAATTATCAAAAAACTATTTATGTTAGGTATTATGGTTAACCAAAACCAAGCATTAGATAAAGATACGATTGAATTATTAGCAGCTGATTATGGTATTCAAGCAGAAGAAAAAGTAACAGTTGACGTAGCAGATATTGATAAATTCTTTGAAGAAGATGCAGTAGTAGAAGAAAACTTAGTGACACGCCCGCCAGTTGTTACTATTATGGGACACGTTGACCATGGTAAAACAACATTACTAGATACATTACGTCATACAAAAGTATCATTAGGTGAAGCCGGTGGGATCACTCAGCATATTGGGGCTTACCAAATTGATGTTGATGGCAAAACAATTACATTCTTAGATACACCAGGACATGCGGCCTTTACAAGTATGCGTGCACGTGGCGCAAGTATTACCGATATCACAATTTTAGTAGTAGCAGCAGATGATGGTGTAATGCCTCAAACAATTGAAGCGATTAACCATGCCAAAGCGGCTGATGTGCCAATTATTGTTGCCGTAAATAAAATCGATAAACCAGCTTCTAATCCAGATCGCGTGATGCAAGAATTAAGCGAACATGGATTAATTCCTGAAGCATGGGGTGGCGAAACTATTTTCGTGCCAATTTCAGCTAAATTTGGGGAAAATATTGATGAATTATTAGAAATGATTCTTTTAGTTTCTGAAGTACAAGAATTAAAAGCTGACCCAACACAACGCGCTATTGGGACAGTTATTGAAGCACGTTTAGATAAAGGTAAAGGACCTATTGCAACATTATTAGTTCAACAAGGAACTTTACGAGTAGGAGACCCAATCGTAGTAGGTAATACGTTCGGACGTGTACGTGTAATGGCTAATGATATTGGACGTCGTGTCAAAGAAGCAGGTCCTGCAACACCAGTTGAGATTACAGGATTAAATGATGTTCCTCAAGCAGGAGACCACTTTGTAAACTTTGAAGATGAGAAAACAGCTCGTCAAGCCGGCGAAGAACGTGCCAAACGTGCATTATTAGCTCAACGTAATGCAAGTAGCGTAGTAACATTAGATAACTTATTTGAAAGTCTAAAAGAAGGTCAATTAAAAGACGTTAACGTGATTATTAAAGCTGATGTACAAGGTTCAGCAGAAGCATTAGTCGCTAGTTTAAATAAAATTGACGTTGAAGGCGTTCGTGTTAAGATTGTCCATTCAGCTGTAGGGGCAATTAACGAAAGTGATATTACATTAGCAGCAGCAAGTGGTGCTATTATTGTCGGATTTAATGTTCGTGCAACGCCATTAGCTAAAATGCAAGCAGAACAAGAACAAGTAGATATTCGTTTACACAGTATTATTTACCGTGTGATTGAAGAAATCGAAACAGCGATGAAAGGAATGTTAGATCCAGAATTTGAAGAAAAAATTACGGGTCAAATGGTTGTTCGTGAAACTTATAAAGTTTCTAAAGTTGGAACAATTGCAGGATGTTACGTACTTGAAGGTTCAATTCAACGTGATAGTGGTGTTCGTGTTATTCGTGATGGTATCGTTATTTTTGAAGGCGAATTAGCAAGTCTAAAACGTTTCAAAGATGATGCTAAAGAAGTTAAAATGGGATTTGAATGTGGTGCCATGATTGAAAACTTTAATGACTTACGTGTTGACGATGTGGTTGAAGGATTCGTAATGGAAGAAATTAAACGCGTTTAG
- a CDS encoding YlxQ-related RNA-binding protein, with product MNNKEKILNLLGIAQRAGKIVSGEELVLQDVRSQKMKIVFVATDASDNTKKKLTDKCSYYEVPCILEFSQGELSHAIGKHRMICGVTDAGFAKKLKELIQS from the coding sequence ATGAATAACAAAGAAAAAATATTAAATTTATTAGGAATCGCTCAACGAGCAGGTAAAATTGTTTCTGGTGAAGAATTAGTTTTACAAGATGTGCGTTCCCAAAAAATGAAAATAGTATTTGTTGCAACTGATGCAAGTGATAATACTAAGAAAAAACTCACTGATAAGTGTTCTTACTATGAAGTCCCTTGTATTCTGGAATTTTCACAAGGAGAACTGAGTCATGCTATAGGGAAACATCGTATGATTTGTGGTGTGACAGATGCAGGGTTCGCTAAGAAGCTTAAGGAGTTAATCCAAAGTTAG
- the rnpM gene encoding RNase P modulator RnpM, which yields MKQRKVPLRKCVVSGEMKDKKSMIRIVRSKEGEVSIDPSGKMPGRGAYVSIEPEVAKKAQKNDTLSKILEIKISDEFYQELVDYVTHQKARQELFGK from the coding sequence ATGAAACAACGTAAAGTTCCATTAAGAAAATGCGTCGTCTCTGGTGAGATGAAGGATAAAAAAAGTATGATTAGAATTGTCCGTTCAAAAGAAGGAGAAGTAAGTATCGATCCTTCTGGAAAAATGCCAGGGCGCGGTGCTTACGTATCTATTGAACCTGAAGTGGCAAAAAAAGCTCAAAAGAATGACACACTATCTAAAATCTTAGAGATAAAAATTTCAGATGAGTTTTATCAAGAGTTGGTAGATTATGTCACTCACCAAAAAGCAAGACAGGAATTGTTTGGAAAATGA
- the nusA gene encoding transcription termination factor NusA, protein MGKEMLNALEVLEVEKGISKEIVVEALEAALVSAYKRHYGQAQNVEVEFDGKKGNIHVYAVKEVTDFVMDSQLEVSLEEAIKINPAYEVGDTIRFEVTPKDFGRIAAQTAKQVILQRVREAERTIIYEEFSAYENEIMQGIVERQDNRYIYVNLGKIEAVLSRQDQIPNEMYQPHDRIKVYVSKVENTSKGPQVFVSRSHPDLLKRLFEQEIPEVYDGAVEIVNIAREAGDRSKVAVRSEDANIDPVGTCVGPRGQRVQAIVNELKGENMDIVEWNEDPAIFIANALNPAQVLDVKFSEADSRTCTVVVPDHQLSLAIGKRGQNARLAAKLTNHKIDIKPESEMAVAETETIEVAEEMPEEVLSTETVEEIVTTEPTEVAVVAVEEEETTTEEI, encoded by the coding sequence ATGGGTAAAGAAATGTTAAACGCTTTAGAAGTGTTAGAAGTAGAAAAAGGCATTTCAAAAGAAATAGTAGTAGAGGCGTTAGAAGCAGCATTAGTTTCAGCTTATAAACGTCACTACGGACAAGCACAAAATGTAGAAGTGGAATTCGATGGTAAAAAAGGGAATATTCACGTATACGCAGTAAAAGAAGTAACAGATTTTGTAATGGACTCACAATTAGAAGTCTCACTTGAAGAAGCAATCAAAATTAATCCCGCTTATGAAGTAGGCGATACCATTCGTTTTGAAGTAACACCAAAAGATTTTGGTCGTATTGCTGCACAAACAGCAAAACAAGTTATTTTACAACGTGTTCGTGAAGCAGAGCGCACAATTATCTATGAAGAATTTTCAGCATACGAAAATGAAATCATGCAAGGGATTGTAGAACGTCAAGATAATCGTTATATTTATGTAAACCTAGGGAAAATTGAAGCAGTATTATCTCGCCAAGATCAAATCCCAAATGAAATGTATCAACCACATGACCGTATTAAAGTTTATGTGTCTAAAGTTGAGAACACATCAAAAGGACCACAAGTCTTTGTAAGTCGTAGCCATCCTGACTTATTAAAACGATTATTTGAACAAGAAATTCCAGAAGTATATGACGGTGCTGTTGAAATTGTTAACATCGCACGTGAAGCTGGAGATCGTTCAAAAGTGGCAGTACGTTCAGAAGATGCTAACATTGATCCAGTTGGAACATGTGTTGGACCACGTGGACAACGTGTACAAGCTATCGTTAATGAATTAAAAGGTGAGAACATGGATATTGTTGAGTGGAATGAAGATCCAGCAATCTTTATTGCCAATGCACTAAATCCAGCACAAGTACTAGATGTGAAATTTTCAGAAGCAGATTCACGTACATGTACAGTGGTTGTACCAGATCACCAATTATCATTAGCAATCGGTAAACGTGGACAAAATGCCCGTTTAGCAGCTAAATTAACTAATCATAAAATCGATATTAAACCTGAATCAGAAATGGCAGTTGCTGAAACTGAAACTATCGAAGTAGCAGAAGAAATGCCAGAAGAAGTTTTATCAACAGAAACAGTAGAAGAAATTGTAACAACTGAACCAACTGAAGTAGCAGTAGTAGCAGTTGAAGAAGAAGAAACAACTACTGAGGAAATTTAA
- the rimP gene encoding ribosome maturation factor RimP, translating to MSSVVETVTEVVTPILDQLNFELVDIEFLKEGKNWFLRVYIDKPNGIDIEECAIVSEQLSEKMDSLNPDPIPQAYFLEVSSPGVERPLKKEEDFQNALNEYINVSLYSPVEGEKSFDGFLIDLNESELTLRVKIKTREKEITFSRKNIAKARLAIQF from the coding sequence TTGAGTAGTGTAGTGGAAACAGTTACTGAAGTAGTAACACCAATCCTAGATCAATTGAATTTTGAACTTGTAGACATTGAATTTTTAAAAGAAGGTAAAAATTGGTTCTTACGAGTATATATCGATAAGCCAAATGGTATCGATATTGAAGAATGTGCGATTGTAAGTGAACAATTAAGTGAGAAAATGGACAGCTTAAATCCTGATCCAATCCCTCAAGCGTATTTCTTAGAGGTGTCTTCACCAGGCGTGGAAAGACCGTTGAAAAAAGAAGAAGATTTCCAAAATGCATTGAACGAGTATATTAATGTATCGTTATATTCACCTGTTGAAGGGGAAAAGTCATTTGATGGTTTCTTAATTGATTTAAACGAATCTGAGTTAACATTACGTGTAAAAATTAAAACAAGAGAAAAAGAAATTACTTTCTCAAGAAAAAATATCGCCAAAGCAAGACTAGCAATTCAATTTTAA
- a CDS encoding bifunctional 5,10-methylenetetrahydrofolate dehydrogenase/5,10-methenyltetrahydrofolate cyclohydrolase — protein MVNIVKGIDIVREKKEHLTAEINELTVKPNLTIIRVGEDADQLYYEQACHRILGNIGFDVNSVVLPSTVEQTVFDKAFEQVNDDKDVHGILLLKPLPEHLSDEYASRVIHEAKDVDCFGQTNMLKIYQGDFSGYLPCTAQACLEIIDYLELDLKGMRTVVAGYSMVVGKPLALALMARGATLKICRSTTKDLAKECRDQELIISAMGQAQMIQENYVNEEAVVIDVGINPTEDGKIVGDVAFESVHEQVKAITPVPGGVGTVTNFVLAKHVMKAYKILNMYK, from the coding sequence ATGGTTAACATTGTAAAAGGAATTGACATTGTTCGTGAAAAAAAAGAACATTTAACGGCTGAAATCAACGAGTTGACAGTGAAACCTAACCTTACCATTATTCGAGTTGGAGAAGATGCAGATCAATTGTATTATGAGCAAGCTTGTCACCGTATATTAGGTAATATTGGTTTTGATGTGAATAGTGTCGTGTTACCCTCAACTGTTGAGCAAACGGTGTTTGATAAGGCGTTTGAACAAGTGAATGACGATAAAGATGTTCACGGGATTTTACTATTGAAGCCCTTGCCAGAGCATTTGTCTGATGAATACGCGAGTCGTGTGATTCATGAAGCCAAAGATGTTGATTGTTTCGGTCAAACAAACATGTTAAAAATTTATCAAGGTGATTTTTCTGGTTATTTGCCATGTACCGCGCAAGCTTGTTTAGAGATAATCGATTATCTGGAACTGGACTTGAAAGGAATGCGTACAGTCGTTGCGGGTTATAGCATGGTCGTAGGCAAACCTTTGGCGTTAGCATTAATGGCAAGAGGTGCGACTCTCAAAATTTGCCGCAGTACAACTAAAGATTTAGCAAAAGAGTGTCGCGATCAAGAATTGATTATTTCGGCGATGGGACAAGCGCAGATGATTCAAGAAAATTATGTGAACGAAGAAGCCGTAGTGATTGACGTGGGGATTAATCCTACTGAAGATGGAAAAATTGTCGGGGACGTAGCGTTTGAATCTGTACACGAGCAAGTTAAAGCTATCACGCCTGTTCCTGGTGGTGTAGGAACCGTCACGAATTTTGTGTTAGCTAAGCATGTGATGAAAGCTTATAAAATCTTAAACATGTATAAATAA
- a CDS encoding formate/nitrite transporter family protein, producing the protein MYSPDEVVELAIKSGVKKVNTSHRNKLILGFLAGAFVALGYIAYIKAVAALPHAYHSLVGGAVFPIGLICILLGAGELITSNMMTVSIAWYDKKVSGKDMLVNWVIVTFANLLGALFMAYFFGHILGLTEADPYLETTRELAHGKVDMPFLQAFVSGIGCNWMVGMAVWICYGAKDAAGKILGAWFPIMIFVLIGFQHNVANMFVIPAAIFNGGDITWLQMLQNFVPVYLGNLVGGTILVSAVFYTTLKKKK; encoded by the coding sequence ATGTATTCACCAGATGAAGTAGTAGAATTAGCGATTAAGAGTGGGGTCAAAAAAGTTAATACTTCACACCGTAACAAGTTAATATTAGGTTTTTTAGCAGGGGCCTTTGTGGCGTTGGGATACATTGCTTATATTAAAGCGGTGGCAGCATTACCACATGCGTATCATTCATTAGTAGGTGGGGCAGTTTTTCCAATTGGACTTATTTGTATTTTATTAGGAGCAGGTGAATTAATTACGAGTAACATGATGACTGTTTCAATAGCTTGGTATGATAAGAAAGTATCAGGTAAAGACATGCTTGTTAACTGGGTGATTGTCACGTTTGCTAATCTTTTAGGCGCGTTATTCATGGCGTATTTCTTTGGGCATATCTTAGGATTAACAGAAGCTGACCCATATTTAGAAACAACACGTGAACTTGCTCACGGAAAAGTAGATATGCCGTTTTTACAAGCATTTGTATCAGGAATTGGTTGTAATTGGATGGTTGGTATGGCAGTATGGATATGTTACGGTGCAAAAGATGCAGCAGGTAAGATTTTAGGTGCGTGGTTCCCAATCATGATTTTCGTATTAATTGGTTTCCAGCATAATGTGGCCAACATGTTTGTTATTCCAGCAGCTATTTTCAATGGAGGAGACATCACTTGGTTACAAATGCTACAAAATTTTGTCCCAGTTTATTTGGGTAATTTAGTAGGTGGAACCATTTTAGTTTCAGCTGTTTTCTACACAACATTAAAAAAGAAAAAATAA
- a CDS encoding 5-formyltetrahydrofolate cyclo-ligase encodes MGIKKTLRMEQLAKRKELSLSYRQTAEKTMLTKLIAMPEYQKSEMIFCYIGMEEEINTWQFIEYFLSDNKRVCVPKVVAPDEMELREIMCDSCLVRSSFGVLEPTEENMLVNSKSVDLVLVPCITANRQGDRLGYGGGFYDRFLKESQAMSVLCIWKKMLFDAIPVEEHDVKVKKVITE; translated from the coding sequence ATGGGGATAAAAAAGACGTTACGAATGGAACAGCTAGCAAAGCGTAAAGAACTATCGTTAAGCTACCGTCAAACAGCTGAAAAAACGATGTTGACAAAACTAATTGCAATGCCAGAGTACCAAAAATCGGAGATGATTTTCTGTTATATTGGTATGGAAGAGGAAATAAATACGTGGCAATTTATCGAGTATTTTTTGTCGGATAATAAACGTGTTTGTGTACCTAAAGTTGTAGCACCTGATGAGATGGAATTACGTGAAATTATGTGTGATTCGTGTTTGGTTCGTAGTTCGTTTGGTGTGCTAGAACCGACTGAGGAAAATATGTTGGTTAATTCCAAATCGGTTGATTTAGTTCTTGTGCCATGTATCACTGCTAATAGGCAAGGTGATCGATTAGGATACGGTGGAGGTTTCTATGATCGTTTCCTAAAAGAAAGTCAAGCCATGTCGGTTTTATGTATATGGAAAAAAATGCTATTTGATGCAATTCCTGTAGAAGAACATGATGTAAAAGTAAAAAAGGTAATTACAGAGTAA
- the hpf gene encoding ribosome hibernation-promoting factor, HPF/YfiA family, whose translation MLKFNVRGENIEVTEAIRNYVEKRVSKLEKYFDKNQDIEATAHVNLKVYADKDAKVEVTIPLPYLVLRAEETSHDLYASIDLVVDKLERQIRKFKTKIHRKQREVSEKDLAAKFFIDTKDVEETDENENEIVRTKRLSLKPMDSEEAILQMNMLGHNFFIFEDAETNGTSIVYIRKDGKYGLIETD comes from the coding sequence ATGCTAAAATTTAACGTTAGAGGAGAAAATATTGAGGTTACCGAGGCTATTAGAAATTATGTTGAAAAACGAGTTTCAAAATTAGAAAAATATTTCGATAAAAACCAAGATATTGAAGCAACAGCACACGTGAATTTAAAAGTGTATGCTGATAAAGATGCAAAAGTGGAAGTGACCATTCCATTGCCATACTTAGTATTGAGAGCCGAAGAAACATCACATGATTTATACGCAAGTATTGATTTAGTCGTTGATAAATTAGAAAGACAAATCAGAAAATTTAAAACTAAAATTCATCGTAAACAACGTGAGGTATCTGAAAAAGACTTAGCAGCTAAGTTCTTTATCGATACAAAAGACGTAGAAGAAACAGATGAAAATGAAAATGAAATTGTTCGTACAAAACGCTTATCATTGAAACCAATGGATAGCGAAGAAGCTATTTTACAAATGAATATGTTAGGTCACAATTTCTTCATCTTTGAGGATGCTGAAACAAATGGTACAAGCATTGTTTATATCCGTAAAGATGGTAAATATGGTTTAATTGAAACTGATTAA
- a CDS encoding ComF family protein has translation MYWKKIIGRDIRHHSCYYYSDFFSEWLERFKRQGDYVLGQLFAKEIAYTIERLKPDIVIPIPSSTEHYQRRGFNQVVVMLAFASIGYQELIGIKQTQQGAQGSKSKQERLNAEMPFFLEKNSKELLINRSVLLVDDVYTTGKTLHEAARLIIPYAKTIETFSLCR, from the coding sequence TTGTATTGGAAAAAAATAATAGGTAGAGATATTCGACATCATAGTTGTTATTACTATAGTGATTTTTTTTCAGAGTGGTTAGAGAGATTTAAACGACAAGGTGATTATGTTTTAGGTCAGTTATTTGCTAAAGAAATTGCTTATACTATTGAGAGATTAAAGCCGGATATCGTTATTCCTATTCCTAGTTCAACTGAGCATTATCAACGACGCGGTTTTAATCAAGTGGTAGTCATGTTAGCGTTCGCTTCTATTGGATATCAAGAATTGATAGGCATAAAACAGACGCAGCAAGGGGCTCAAGGGTCAAAGTCAAAACAAGAACGTTTAAATGCTGAAATGCCCTTTTTTTTAGAAAAAAACAGTAAAGAACTACTTATTAATCGATCGGTCTTGTTGGTGGATGATGTCTATACAACAGGTAAGACGCTCCACGAAGCGGCTCGTTTGATTATTCCATATGCTAAAACAATAGAAACTTTTAGTTTGTGTCGATAA